Within Sulfurospirillum arsenophilum NBRC 109478, the genomic segment CTGAAAACCCTAAACCAATTGATAAAAAAGTGTGGCTTTTGTTTTTGGAAAAAAAGGCGATAAGTGCGCCAAATCCCGTGCTAAGTCCCGCAAAAAGAGTAAGAAGAAAGGCAGGTATGAACTGCTCTAACGTGACATCGATCATACCTACACCTTTATTACTTCATCGATTTTTTAAGATCACTGATAAATTCAGTAATATCATCGTGCAAGTTTTGAAGGTCTTCTTCGTGCATAACTTCATCCGCCAAAATCTGCGACACGATATCGTAGGTAACGATGTCTTTATTGCGTGTAAGATCAACAATGCTTGAGTAAGTCGCAATCGCGCACTGCTCACCTTTGATGGAGTCATTTAAAATGGCAACGACATCAAAATCATTGGGAGCATCGTAACCACAGTTGCTCTGTTTGAGCCAATCTGCTGGATGGAGAAGTGGAGCACCGCCCAATTGGATGATACGATCGGCTATCATCGTGGCATGTCGCAATTCATCGGCTGCATGTTGAACAAGCTCAGCAATCGCCGCATCTTTCATCAATCCTTTAACGACTTTTGCTTCAATGAAATACTGATAGTACGCTAACCACTCATCGGCATACGCACGATTTAGTGTTGTAATGATCTCTTGAACCTCAATACCTTTAATAATAGAATTTCCGACTCTTGCCATGATTTACTCCTTTGATGGTAATGGAATAATCTTACATCATTAAAACTAAAATAGATATTAAATAATAATTTTTATTATTTAATGAAGCCTATCTTGGCTTTGTTGATTATACACTTCGCATCCATTTGGCTTATTGCATCGAGCAGTGACGTGTGAAAGGTGTCCATTCCTTTGCTTTTATCCGCTACTTCACCCGCAATAGACATAGTTAAAATACCAGCTATTGCACTTGCAAGGGAATTGTTTGAAGCACCTAAAAAACTACCAATGAGTGAGGTGCTCATGCACCCTGTTCCAGTCAGCTTAGTGAGAGCTACATTGCCATTTTCAAGGGCATACGTGCTCATGCCATCCGATACGATGTCAATTTTACCCGTAATCGCGATCACACAACCCAATTTCTTCGCTAGAGTAAAAGCGATTTTAGCGCCATCGCTCTCCTCTTCCAAGGAGTCAACCCCTGCACTTTTCGCTTCAAGCCCTGCAATGGTTTTGATCTCAGCCATATTGCCTCTGATAACGCTAAAAGAGATCGCCTCCATCAGCTTTTCAACACTTTGGCGGCGAAACGTTGTTGCACCCACACCAACGGGGTCAAGCACTACAGGAATGCCTTTGGCGTTTGCTGTCTTACCAGCTTTGAGCATCGAAGCAATGGTTCGCTCATTGGATGTTCCGATGTTAAGCACCAGCGCATTGCAAATGCTGACCATCTCTTCAACTTCGCTGATCTCATCTGCCATAATCGGGGAAGCACCAATGGCTAAAACAACATTGGCGCAGTCATTGACCGTGACATAATTGGTAATGTGATGGATTAAAGCGCGCTTGTTTTGTAAAGCTTCAAATACCTCTTTTAATTGCTCTTGCATGTCCATGATGTCATAACCTTTTTAGTGATGATAAAAATGATGCTCGTTGCAAGCATCGTTGGAAGGGTTGAGCCCAAAGGTAAATCAAGCGTTATGAACTGATAATAAAGCACCACACCCATAGCCCAAACAATGAGTGATCCTACATGTAAAGCTAAAGTAGGCTCAATCTGTACTTTTTTAAAGATAAAATAATCACTGAGCACAATCGCAAACAGTGGCCCAAAAACAGAACCTATCGCATACAGAAAATTCTCATACTGTTCTATAGGCGTAAACAGTGCGACCAAAAGACCAAGAACGGCCATCACAAGTGCAATCTTGCGCTCGCTCATTTGGGGGAAGATATTGGTAAAAGTGACACCTGCGGAGTAAGCATCTAGAAATGTCGTCGTAATGGTGGAGAGAAGTACGATGCCAAGAGCGGCAAAACCTAAATGCAATGCCATCATCATCGTTCCCACACTGGCGTCTTGTGCATAAAGTGCTATGGCTAGACCAATGGCATACATGAGTGAACTACCGATAAAATAGCCCGTAAAACTGCCGATAAGTCCACCTTTTTTACTCTTTGAAAAGCGTGTATAGTCCGAAATCAACGGCAACCACGAAAGCGGCATAATGATGCTAAGCTCTAAAGCAGCGCCAAAACTCATCTCATCAGTTGGCTTTACATGTAAAATGCTTCCCTCTTGAAACACAACGCCACACAACACCAGTGTCAGTGCAAAAAGAAGAACAACCGCTACAACATTGAGTTTTTGAAACCCCACTTTTCCAAGCCAAATCCAAAGCCCTATAAAAATGCCAATCGCAATCGCCCACGTATTAATGCTATCAAATCCAAACAAGCTAATGCCTAGCTCATTGGCAGCACGCCCACCTGAAATGATCATCACCGCTGTCCAGCCGATGAGTTGAAGTACATTGAGAAGTGAAAAAAGGTATGAGCCATAACGCCCAAATGAGATGCGCGTGGACATGATGGAGGGAAGCTTGCTTTTGGCTCCGATGTAACCGCCCAAAATCAAAATCAGACCGCCGATAAGATGTCCTAAAAGAATTGCTTTTAAGCCTTCACTAAATCCAAGTGGCGCTAAAAGACCACCTGTAAAAATCTCTGCCATCGAGACTGCCGCACCAAACCAGAGTGCGAACAATCCAAAACCACTTAAACTTGTTTTTTCTTCCATCATGACTCAATCCCTGCTTTTTTGTAAAGTGCGTAAAAATGGTGCACTGGCCCTACGCCATGGCCTAGTTTAAATCCATGCGTAATCGCTTCGGTGATATACGCTTTGGCTTCCTCAACTGCCGCCTTTACGCTTATTCCCTTTGCTAGGTTTGCAGCAATGGCAGATGAGAGCGTACAACCCGTACCATGCGTGTTAATCGTCTCTAAACGTTTGGAGTGTAAAAGATGAAACGCTTTGCCATCGTAAAGCACGTCGGTGGCATCATTTTCCAAATGCCCTCCTTTAACCAGCACATACTTACAACCCAATTTATGCAGATCAAGGGCAGCTTTTTGCATCAATTCAATCGTATCAATTTTATAGCCTACGATTACTTCTGCTTCGGGAAGATTGGGAGTGATAAGCGTAGCCATCGGCAAAAGAATTTCGATAAGCGCCTTTTTGGCTTCGGGTTGTAAAAGGTCATACCCACTTTTAGAGATCATCACAGGGTCAATGACAAGAGGTGGTAAAGAGTATTTTTTAAGCGTCGAAGCGATAATTTCTATCGTTTCAGGACGAGAAACCATACCAATTTTTACAGCATCCACACGAATGTCGTCAAAAATCGCTTCGATTTGATGTTCTATCACAGAGGGATTAATGTCTTGTACATCAAAAACACCTTGGGTATTTTGCGCCGTAATCGCGGTGATAACGCTCATGCCATACGTTCCATTGGCACTAAAGGCTTTAAGATCGGCTTGGATGCCCGCTCCGCCACAGCTGTCTGAGCCTGCTATGGTTAAACAATGTTTCATGCTTTTTCCTCGAAAAATAGGTTGAATTGCGTTTACATGTAACGCTTACATGTAAAAATGATGAAGATCGTGGGAGGGCTTAAATGAGGAGGTGTGTTGGTTTGATTGAGCTTTCCTACGCTGGCATTACCCAGATCAGGTGCATATCAAGCACATACGCTTGGTATAAGGATCAAAGAATCACCATTCTTTATCTCAGCTGGTTTACCAGCCCTCCTAGCACGAACTATTAAGGACAATTGTACTCTGATTTATTGGTTTTTTCAAGTACCCAAAGAGGTCGTTTTAAAACCCCACTATGCCTTTGTATTCTTCCAACAATTTTGGCTTACTAAAGTAATACCCTTGCGAATAATCAACACCAAGTTCTTTTAGAATGTTAAAGATTGCTTCATTTTCAACAAACTCAGCAACCGTTTTGATGTCATGTTCATTGGCAAAACTAACAATCGTTTTAACAATAGATATCGAATAATCATCGGTTGCGATATTTTTGACCAAGCTTCCGTCAATCTTGATAATATCGGGTTCATAATCAAGCAGTCTCTCAAAATTAGAATATCCACTGCCGAAATCATCAATGGCAATCGAAACACCGCATGCTTTAACCTCTTTAATAAACTCTTTGATTGTTTCAAACTCTTTGACATTCGCATCTTCTAAAAGCTCAAACGTGATTCTATGCGTATGCTCTTTATGCAAGTCCAAAAGATTGATGATCTTTTGACGTGTGACTTGCTCTTCAATATCCACAGCAGAAAGGTTGATCGTAATTCCAGCTTCCGTTTCATAGAGTGCTTGAAATGAAT encodes:
- the cytX gene encoding putative hydroxymethylpyrimidine transporter CytX, whose translation is MMEEKTSLSGFGLFALWFGAAVSMAEIFTGGLLAPLGFSEGLKAILLGHLIGGLILILGGYIGAKSKLPSIMSTRISFGRYGSYLFSLLNVLQLIGWTAVMIISGGRAANELGISLFGFDSINTWAIAIGIFIGLWIWLGKVGFQKLNVVAVVLLFALTLVLCGVVFQEGSILHVKPTDEMSFGAALELSIIMPLSWLPLISDYTRFSKSKKGGLIGSFTGYFIGSSLMYAIGLAIALYAQDASVGTMMMALHLGFAALGIVLLSTITTTFLDAYSAGVTFTNIFPQMSERKIALVMAVLGLLVALFTPIEQYENFLYAIGSVFGPLFAIVLSDYFIFKKVQIEPTLALHVGSLIVWAMGVVLYYQFITLDLPLGSTLPTMLATSIIFIITKKVMTSWTCKSN
- a CDS encoding ferritin-like domain-containing protein; its protein translation is MARVGNSIIKGIEVQEIITTLNRAYADEWLAYYQYFIEAKVVKGLMKDAAIAELVQHAADELRHATMIADRIIQLGGAPLLHPADWLKQSNCGYDAPNDFDVVAILNDSIKGEQCAIATYSSIVDLTRNKDIVTYDIVSQILADEVMHEEDLQNLHDDITEFISDLKKSMK
- the thiM gene encoding hydroxyethylthiazole kinase, encoding MQEQLKEVFEALQNKRALIHHITNYVTVNDCANVVLAIGASPIMADEISEVEEMVSICNALVLNIGTSNERTIASMLKAGKTANAKGIPVVLDPVGVGATTFRRQSVEKLMEAISFSVIRGNMAEIKTIAGLEAKSAGVDSLEEESDGAKIAFTLAKKLGCVIAITGKIDIVSDGMSTYALENGNVALTKLTGTGCMSTSLIGSFLGASNNSLASAIAGILTMSIAGEVADKSKGMDTFHTSLLDAISQMDAKCIINKAKIGFIK
- the thiD gene encoding bifunctional hydroxymethylpyrimidine kinase/phosphomethylpyrimidine kinase yields the protein MKHCLTIAGSDSCGGAGIQADLKAFSANGTYGMSVITAITAQNTQGVFDVQDINPSVIEHQIEAIFDDIRVDAVKIGMVSRPETIEIIASTLKKYSLPPLVIDPVMISKSGYDLLQPEAKKALIEILLPMATLITPNLPEAEVIVGYKIDTIELMQKAALDLHKLGCKYVLVKGGHLENDATDVLYDGKAFHLLHSKRLETINTHGTGCTLSSAIAANLAKGISVKAAVEEAKAYITEAITHGFKLGHGVGPVHHFYALYKKAGIES